Proteins found in one Campylobacter canadensis genomic segment:
- a CDS encoding DUF1090 family protein, with product MKKIFILSMCACAFLQADCNIKLQKLQNELEYAKQYSNTNRINGLNKAIADVKARCNKNPNYEQELNKAKKSLENKKESEVLQVESKLKELDAKKDSMSKSEYKAKKEELKAYKKQIKNEYKIKKEELKNQYK from the coding sequence ATGAAAAAAATATTTATTTTAAGTATGTGCGCTTGTGCTTTTTTGCAAGCTGATTGTAATATAAAATTACAAAAACTACAAAATGAATTAGAGTATGCAAAACAATACTCAAATACAAATAGAATTAATGGTTTAAATAAAGCCATAGCAGATGTTAAAGCAAGGTGTAATAAAAATCCAAATTACGAGCAAGAATTAAATAAGGCTAAAAAAAGTTTAGAAAATAAAAAAGAAAGCGAAGTTTTACAAGTTGAAAGTAAGCTAAAAGAGCTTGATGCTAAAAAAGATTCTATGAGTAAAAGCGAATATAAGGCTAAAAAAGAAGAATTAAAAGCCTATAAAAAGCAAATTAAAAATGAATATAAAATTAAAAAAGAAGAGTTAAAAAATCAATATAAATAA
- a CDS encoding PLP-dependent cysteine synthase family protein, whose product MLNKIQNYKKLVGNTPLVRVNYSFNNKKSFAFFKLECFNPSGSIKDRMAINIIEDAYKDKSFKEGMGIKEATSGNTGIAFSALGAYLGCEVEIFMPSWMSEERKKLILSYGAKLREVSKEEGGFSGSVRLADIAASKENAFRPQQFDNLSNVKAHITTGQEIINDLQKINLKADCFVAGVGTGGTIMGVAKALKAYDSNIKVCPVEPEGCASMTYPGQDAEHLIQGIGDGFVPSIVKLDELDDIIIVNDVDSVIMAQKLAKSGLGVGISSGANFLAAIKAKELYGDCIVTSVFADCSKKYLSTKLCENLKSCDKFLSSKIDIISYEVLK is encoded by the coding sequence GTCTTTTGCTTTTTTTAAACTAGAATGCTTTAATCCAAGTGGTTCAATTAAGGATAGAATGGCAATTAATATTATTGAAGATGCTTACAAGGATAAAAGTTTTAAAGAAGGAATGGGTATAAAAGAAGCAACTAGTGGAAATACAGGAATTGCTTTTAGTGCTTTAGGTGCTTATTTAGGCTGTGAGGTTGAAATATTTATGCCATCTTGGATGAGCGAAGAAAGAAAAAAATTAATTTTAAGCTATGGAGCAAAATTAAGAGAAGTTAGCAAAGAAGAAGGTGGATTTAGTGGCAGTGTAAGACTTGCTGATATTGCAGCTAGTAAAGAAAATGCTTTTAGACCTCAACAATTTGATAATTTAAGCAATGTAAAAGCACATATTACAACAGGGCAAGAAATAATTAATGACTTGCAAAAGATTAATTTAAAAGCAGATTGTTTTGTTGCAGGTGTTGGTACGGGTGGAACAATTATGGGTGTTGCAAAAGCTTTAAAAGCTTATGATAGCAATATAAAAGTTTGCCCTGTTGAGCCTGAAGGTTGCGCTAGTATGACTTATCCTGGGCAAGATGCTGAACATTTAATTCAAGGAATAGGCGATGGCTTTGTGCCTAGTATTGTAAAATTAGATGAATTAGATGATATTATTATAGTAAATGATGTAGATAGTGTAATTATGGCGCAAAAATTAGCTAAAAGTGGGCTTGGAGTAGGAATTAGCTCAGGTGCGAATTTCTTAGCAGCAATTAAGGCTAAAGAGCTTTATGGAGATTGCATAGTAACAAGTGTTTTTGCTGATTGTTCTAAAAAATATTTAAGCACAAAATTATGTGAAAATTTAAAATCTTGTGATAAATTTTTAAGCTCAAAAATTGATATTATTTCTTACGAGGTATTAAAATGA
- a CDS encoding hydrogenase maturation nickel metallochaperone HypA, translating to MHEMAIVNNLLNECEKIAKQKNAKKINAVYVSLGRLSGVEEHYFKEAFNAFVQDENSIYYKAKLYVSVCELELFCFDCAKNCIQEKNEFICKHCSSVNVKVLKGDEMLLNSIELDV from the coding sequence ATGCATGAGATGGCTATTGTTAATAATTTATTAAATGAATGCGAAAAAATTGCTAAGCAAAAGAATGCAAAAAAAATAAATGCCGTTTATGTCAGCCTAGGTAGATTAAGCGGAGTGGAAGAGCATTATTTTAAAGAAGCTTTTAATGCCTTTGTGCAAGATGAAAATAGTATTTATTATAAAGCAAAATTATATGTAAGTGTGTGCGAGTTAGAATTATTTTGCTTTGATTGTGCTAAAAATTGTATTCAGGAAAAAAATGAATTTATATGCAAACATTGTTCTAGCGTAAATGTTAAGGTGCTTAAAGGCGATGAAATGCTTTTAAATAGCATTGAGCTTGATGTATAG
- the hypE gene encoding hydrogenase expression/formation protein HypE — MVLLSYGGGGYEMDDFLKNFVLKNLFLEQENGLSNDAAVEDGFKNIAFSTDSFVLNPIFINGANIGKIAACGSINDVLMMGAMPKYISLALILEEGFSKEKLKIILNSFANELKQANVKLKCGDLKVLPKGKCDEIFINTTCIGDASAFTNTINPKEIKSGDKIILSGDIARHGACVMANRNNFECNIKSDAKCLINEVSQILKIGGVKCLRDATRGGIASVLNELSLACNLEFLIEEEKIIVSDEVFAFCELLGFSPYDLANEGTFVCIASANKAEELCAKLQEFNPNSRIIGEVQKNKATVILQSPYGLKSVLQSPKGELLPRIC; from the coding sequence ATGGTTTTACTAAGTTATGGTGGCGGTGGATATGAAATGGATGATTTTTTAAAAAATTTTGTTTTAAAAAATCTTTTTTTAGAGCAAGAAAATGGCTTAAGTAATGATGCAGCTGTTGAAGATGGTTTTAAAAACATAGCCTTTTCTACTGATTCTTTTGTTTTAAACCCAATTTTTATTAACGGAGCAAATATTGGAAAAATAGCAGCTTGTGGTTCAATAAATGATGTTTTAATGATGGGTGCTATGCCAAAATATATAAGTTTAGCTTTAATTTTAGAAGAAGGTTTTAGTAAAGAAAAATTAAAAATTATTTTAAATTCTTTTGCAAATGAACTAAAACAAGCAAATGTTAAATTAAAATGCGGTGATTTAAAAGTGCTACCTAAGGGTAAGTGTGATGAAATATTTATAAACACAACTTGCATAGGTGATGCTAGTGCATTTACAAATACGATAAATCCAAAAGAAATTAAAAGTGGAGATAAAATTATTTTAAGCGGCGATATTGCAAGGCACGGAGCTTGTGTGATGGCAAATAGGAATAATTTTGAATGCAATATAAAAAGTGATGCAAAATGTCTAATAAATGAGGTAAGCCAGATTTTAAAAATAGGCGGAGTAAAATGTTTAAGAGATGCTACTCGTGGTGGAATTGCTAGTGTTTTAAATGAACTATCACTTGCTTGTAATTTAGAATTTTTGATTGAAGAAGAAAAAATTATTGTAAGTGATGAGGTTTTTGCTTTTTGTGAATTGCTTGGCTTTAGCCCTTATGATTTAGCTAATGAAGGCACCTTTGTTTGCATTGCAAGTGCTAATAAGGCTGAAGAGCTTTGTGCAAAATTGCAAGAATTTAATCCTAATTCAAGAATAATAGGAGAAGTTCAAAAAAATAAAGCTACGGTAATTTTACAAAGCCCTTATGGCTTAAAAAGCGTTTTGCAATCGCCAAAAGGCGAGTTATTGCCAAGGATTTGCTAA
- a CDS encoding MarR family winged helix-turn-helix transcriptional regulator encodes MFYQKIAYADRKIIQKINSISSEYNLNFSDLRVFSYLSKTKDCNISSICAYYDLDRALLSRTINKLKQMKLIHISKNEDKREKIISLSAKAKEIYFDINIKLQAFDETLLSPLNSDEKYMLFNLLDKINKNL; translated from the coding sequence ATGTTTTATCAAAAAATTGCATATGCTGATAGAAAAATAATTCAAAAGATTAATTCAATTAGTAGCGAGTATAATCTTAATTTTAGTGATTTAAGAGTTTTTTCTTATCTTAGCAAAACTAAAGATTGCAACATTAGTTCAATTTGTGCATATTATGATTTAGATAGAGCCTTGCTATCAAGAACAATAAATAAATTAAAGCAAATGAAACTAATACACATTAGTAAAAATGAAGACAAAAGAGAAAAGATTATAAGTTTAAGCGCTAAGGCAAAAGAAATTTATTTTGATATAAACATAAAACTACAAGCTTTTGATGAAACATTGCTAAGTCCTTTAAATTCTGATGAAAAATATATGCTTTTTAATCTACTTGATAAAATCAATAAAAATCTTTAA
- a CDS encoding MFS transporter — protein sequence MALSKKYNLFNRDFICLFAINFIATFAFYMTTITSNDYAVKILNADTAMAGLASGIFVIGALFARLYFGSKIDNINIKLLIYVGIILYLIDTLFYFIVKDIYVLIVIRFVAGLCYGICSSACGALIARIIPKNKRGVGIGYYALSVIFSSAIGPFLAVLLSSKNTFNLSFLITAISIFLALIFNIILKVRKLKISHQKQKAKGLFAYIEKSSLGISSVVFVLGICYGAILIFMSAYTQALDTINNNYIFKFSQAGAVFFICYAIVSVFSRPIAGKLFDKYGANFVILPSLVCFVFCLLLLANAFHPSLILLSAIFCALGYGVATSSAQSLAIKLAPVNKVGLASTTFFIALDLGIGLSPYCLGKLEPILGYANLFNICAVLVVFSVFLYYLFVMKKNNP from the coding sequence ATGGCTTTAAGTAAAAAATATAATTTATTTAATCGTGATTTTATTTGTTTATTTGCTATAAATTTTATAGCAACATTTGCATTTTATATGACTACAATTACAAGTAATGACTATGCTGTTAAAATATTAAATGCAGATACTGCAATGGCTGGTCTTGCTAGTGGAATTTTTGTAATTGGGGCTTTATTTGCAAGATTGTATTTTGGTTCTAAGATTGATAATATCAATATTAAATTATTAATTTATGTTGGCATTATTTTATACTTAATAGATACTTTATTTTATTTTATTGTAAAAGATATTTATGTGCTTATTGTAATCCGTTTTGTTGCAGGACTTTGTTATGGAATTTGTTCTAGTGCTTGCGGTGCTTTGATTGCTAGAATTATTCCTAAAAATAAAAGAGGAGTTGGAATTGGATATTATGCTTTAAGTGTTATTTTTTCTTCTGCAATTGGACCTTTTTTAGCTGTTTTACTTTCTAGCAAAAATACTTTTAATTTAAGCTTTTTAATTACTGCAATTAGTATTTTTCTTGCTTTAATTTTTAATATTATTTTAAAGGTTAGAAAATTAAAAATAAGCCATCAAAAACAAAAAGCAAAAGGTTTGTTTGCTTATATTGAAAAAAGCTCTTTGGGAATTTCAAGCGTGGTTTTTGTTCTTGGAATTTGTTATGGAGCTATTTTAATTTTTATGAGTGCTTACACTCAAGCACTTGATACAATCAACAATAATTATATTTTTAAATTCTCTCAAGCTGGTGCTGTATTTTTTATTTGCTATGCCATTGTTAGTGTCTTTTCAAGACCTATTGCTGGAAAATTATTTGATAAATATGGAGCAAATTTTGTAATACTTCCATCATTAGTATGCTTTGTTTTTTGCCTACTTTTACTTGCTAATGCCTTTCATCCTAGTTTAATTTTACTTTCTGCTATTTTTTGTGCATTGGGCTATGGCGTTGCAACTTCAAGCGCACAAAGTTTAGCTATAAAATTAGCACCTGTAAATAAAGTTGGCTTAGCAAGCACAACCTTTTTTATTGCACTTGATTTAGGAATAGGTTTAAGCCCATATTGTTTAGGCAAACTTGAGCCAATCTTAGGCTATGCAAATTTATTTAATATTTGTGCTGTGTTAGTAGTATTTTCTGTATTTTTATATTATTTATTTGTAATGAAGAAAAATAATCCTTAA